The following coding sequences are from one Paenibacillus stellifer window:
- a CDS encoding aspartate ammonia-lyase: MEQDALGSAAVPKDAYYGIHTLRAKDNFPISGRPVNRRIIEALLLVKKAAATVNGKLGFLAASVSSGIQIACDELLSGELDDQFVTDAYQGGAGTSTNMNVNEVIANLAIEHLGGTKGDYRLIHPIDHVNLHQSTNDVYPTALRIAAIPLLRTLSGQMALLQEGLQAKEKEFADIVRLGRTQLMDALPIMAGQSFGAYAKAAARDRWRLYKAEERLREINLGGTAVGTGMNAPPGYVYAVAEELREISGLGLSRSDFPMDVTQNMDVFVEVSGLLKAAAVNLLKISGDFRLLNSGPDGGIGEYKLPPVQAGSSIMPGKVNPVIAEMIGSVSMRVIANDTAITLAAASGQLELNAFIPLIAESLLESLELMIHAVPVFHERCVGGLKLDRERCSDHLERCGVMAAAAVPYIGYDAAAELHKEAAATGRTFADLLEERGLMTEMQGSAAIQQLRSVQAGIPGHTERDPL, from the coding sequence ATGGAGCAAGACGCTTTAGGCTCCGCTGCCGTGCCGAAAGACGCCTATTACGGTATTCATACCTTAAGGGCCAAAGACAACTTTCCAATCAGCGGCCGGCCGGTCAACCGCCGGATCATTGAGGCGCTGCTGCTTGTCAAGAAAGCTGCTGCCACAGTGAACGGCAAGCTCGGATTTTTGGCGGCATCCGTCTCAAGCGGAATTCAAATCGCCTGCGATGAGCTGTTGTCAGGCGAGCTGGATGACCAGTTCGTGACAGACGCTTATCAGGGCGGGGCTGGGACGAGTACCAATATGAATGTGAATGAGGTGATCGCCAACCTCGCGATTGAGCATCTGGGAGGGACCAAGGGCGATTATCGGCTTATTCATCCGATCGATCACGTCAATCTTCACCAATCGACAAATGATGTGTATCCGACCGCGCTCCGGATTGCGGCAATCCCGCTGCTGCGGACGCTAAGCGGGCAGATGGCGCTGTTGCAGGAAGGGCTTCAGGCGAAGGAAAAGGAATTCGCCGACATCGTAAGGCTTGGACGGACTCAGCTGATGGACGCGCTGCCGATTATGGCCGGCCAGAGCTTCGGCGCATACGCAAAAGCGGCCGCGCGGGACCGCTGGCGGCTCTATAAGGCGGAGGAACGGCTGCGCGAAATCAATCTCGGCGGGACGGCGGTAGGAACCGGCATGAATGCCCCGCCAGGTTATGTGTACGCAGTTGCCGAAGAGCTTCGGGAAATAAGCGGTCTCGGATTAAGCCGCAGCGATTTCCCTATGGATGTTACACAAAATATGGATGTGTTCGTTGAGGTATCCGGGCTGCTCAAAGCTGCCGCCGTGAATCTTCTAAAGATTTCGGGCGACTTCAGGCTGCTGAACTCCGGTCCGGACGGAGGGATCGGTGAATACAAGCTCCCTCCTGTACAAGCAGGTTCCTCCATCATGCCCGGCAAGGTCAATCCCGTCATCGCTGAGATGATAGGGAGTGTCTCTATGAGAGTTATAGCCAATGATACGGCCATAACGCTTGCTGCGGCATCCGGACAGTTGGAGCTGAATGCGTTCATTCCGTTGATCGCCGAGTCGCTGCTGGAATCGCTGGAGCTGATGATCCATGCCGTGCCGGTTTTTCATGAACGCTGTGTTGGGGGACTTAAGCTGGATAGGGAACGATGCAGCGATCATCTGGAGCGCTGTGGTGTAATGGCTGCCGCCGCCGTGCCATATATCGGATACGATGCGGCAGCTGAACTGCACAAGGAAGCTGCGGCAACGGGCAGGACGTTTGCCGATCTGCTGGAGGAACGGGGGTTAATGACGGAGATGCAGGGCTCTGCGGCTATTCAGCAGCTTCGATCAGTTCAAGCGGGCATTCCAGGGCATACAGAACGAGACCCATTATAA
- the hydF gene encoding [FeFe] hydrogenase H-cluster maturation GTPase HydF — MNMNSTPRGERPHIAVFGRCNAGKSSIINALAGQSISIVSQVSGTTTDPVYHPMELLPAGPVVLIDTAGLDDTGDLGAQRVRRTKSILDRTDLALLVVDAESESWEFEQELMKTLTDKGTPVIVLLNKTDLLEGESAGAAAILAAAGVAAQLGTPPVPLSASNGEGIGELKKRMISVLSSEEDRYRIVGDLLQPGDTAVLVIPIDKAAPKGRLILPQQQTIRDILECDASAVVTKEQELRHTLDCLGKKPNLVITDSQAFLKAEADTPRDVPLTSFSILFARYKGDLPSLVGGVKTIARLRDGDKVLIAEACSHHRQSDDIGTVKIPRWLREKTGKQLAIEHAAGHDFPADLEQYALIIHCGACMLNRRAMQGRIAEAQAAGVPIVNYGVLIAYVQGVFPRAIEMFPSAMMAWEQG, encoded by the coding sequence ATGAATATGAACAGCACTCCCCGGGGAGAGCGGCCGCATATCGCTGTATTCGGCCGGTGCAATGCCGGCAAATCCAGCATCATCAATGCGCTCGCCGGACAGAGCATTTCTATTGTCTCTCAAGTAAGCGGAACAACGACCGATCCGGTCTATCATCCAATGGAGCTGCTGCCGGCGGGACCTGTCGTACTGATTGATACGGCGGGATTGGACGATACGGGGGATTTGGGGGCGCAGCGAGTCCGCCGTACAAAATCGATTTTGGATCGAACCGATTTGGCGCTGCTGGTTGTCGATGCCGAGAGTGAGTCCTGGGAATTCGAACAGGAATTGATGAAGACACTAACTGACAAGGGAACTCCGGTAATCGTACTGCTCAACAAGACCGATCTGCTGGAAGGGGAAAGCGCCGGGGCGGCGGCAATTTTGGCAGCCGCGGGCGTCGCAGCCCAGCTTGGCACACCCCCGGTACCGCTCAGTGCTTCGAATGGCGAAGGCATCGGGGAACTGAAGAAGAGAATGATATCGGTGTTATCGTCGGAAGAAGACCGGTACCGGATAGTAGGCGACCTGCTTCAACCCGGAGATACGGCGGTTCTGGTCATTCCCATCGACAAAGCGGCGCCCAAGGGACGCCTTATCCTCCCGCAGCAGCAGACGATACGCGATATCCTGGAATGCGATGCTAGCGCTGTTGTCACGAAAGAACAAGAGCTGCGCCATACGCTCGATTGTCTCGGTAAGAAGCCTAACCTTGTCATAACAGACTCCCAGGCATTCCTGAAGGCCGAAGCGGATACGCCAAGGGATGTGCCGCTTACTTCATTCTCGATCTTGTTCGCCCGCTATAAGGGCGACCTTCCCAGCCTGGTCGGCGGAGTCAAGACGATCGCCCGGCTGCGGGACGGCGACAAAGTGCTTATCGCGGAAGCTTGCAGTCATCACCGGCAGTCCGACGATATCGGCACTGTCAAAATCCCCCGCTGGCTGAGAGAGAAGACCGGGAAGCAGCTTGCGATTGAGCATGCTGCGGGCCATGATTTCCCTGCGGATCTTGAGCAGTACGCTCTGATTATTCATTGCGGCGCATGTATGCTGAACCGCAGGGCGATGCAGGGGCGGATCGCAGAAGCGCAGGCTGCGGGCGTACCAATAGTGAATTACGGTGTGTTAATTGCTTATGTTCAGGGAGTGTTTCCAAGGGCAATTGAAATGTTCCCCTCCGCGATGATGGCATGGGAGCAGGGATAA
- the hydG gene encoding [FeFe] hydrogenase H-cluster radical SAM maturase HydG — MNKLKKINRADFIQDDVIREAIRYGENGVSDRELIDSILSKGREAKGLTAYEAAVLLNIEDPDTLEQVFRISREIKERIYGNRIVLFAPLYVSNHCVNNCVYCGYKHSNSDFIRTRLSQEEIALEATALQAMGHKRLVIEAGEDPVNCSIDYILECIRTIYATTSGNGSIRRVNVNIAATTVDDYRRLAEAGIGTYILFQETYHRPTYRNYHPQGPKSDYDWHTTAMDRAMEGGIDDVGIGVLYGLYDYKYETIAMLLHAGHLEQAFGCGPHTISVPRLREAENVSLDSYPYLVSDHDFAKIVAVLRIAVPYTGMILSTREDTVFRDQIIKLGISQISAGSATGVGAYSVNKNRNDKPQFEVGDHRSPMEIIQTLCRDGYVPSYCTACYREGRTGDRFMQLAKSGQIHNVCQPNSLMTFKEFLLDYADEETRSIGEQLIRDNLERIPLESVRQATIKQLRRIEAGERDLRF, encoded by the coding sequence GTGAACAAGCTTAAGAAGATTAACCGTGCTGATTTTATTCAGGACGATGTTATTCGGGAAGCTATAAGATATGGGGAGAACGGGGTCAGTGACCGGGAGCTTATCGACTCGATTCTGAGCAAGGGCAGGGAAGCCAAAGGGCTGACCGCTTACGAGGCGGCTGTGCTGCTGAATATTGAGGACCCGGACACGCTTGAACAAGTATTCCGGATCTCAAGGGAAATCAAGGAGCGGATATACGGGAACCGGATTGTTTTGTTCGCCCCTTTATATGTCAGCAACCACTGTGTCAACAACTGTGTCTACTGCGGCTACAAGCATTCCAATTCAGACTTCATCCGCACCCGGCTTAGCCAGGAGGAGATTGCACTGGAGGCAACGGCGCTGCAGGCTATGGGTCACAAACGCCTTGTGATTGAAGCGGGCGAGGACCCGGTGAACTGCTCCATCGATTACATTCTGGAGTGTATCCGGACGATTTACGCGACGACTTCGGGCAATGGAAGTATCCGGAGGGTCAACGTGAACATCGCGGCCACCACCGTAGATGATTATCGGCGGCTTGCCGAGGCCGGAATTGGAACCTACATTTTATTCCAGGAAACCTATCACCGCCCCACCTATCGCAATTATCATCCACAAGGACCGAAGAGCGATTATGACTGGCATACGACCGCCATGGACCGTGCAATGGAGGGCGGAATCGACGATGTTGGCATCGGCGTCCTGTACGGCCTGTATGATTATAAATACGAGACGATCGCCATGCTGCTGCACGCTGGGCATCTGGAGCAGGCCTTCGGCTGCGGTCCCCACACGATCTCGGTCCCCCGTCTTCGTGAAGCCGAAAATGTCAGCCTGGACAGCTACCCCTACCTTGTAAGCGATCATGATTTTGCCAAAATCGTTGCCGTTCTGCGGATCGCCGTGCCTTATACGGGAATGATCCTCTCCACAAGAGAGGACACGGTATTCCGCGATCAAATTATCAAGCTCGGCATTTCGCAGATCAGTGCGGGTTCTGCTACAGGCGTCGGCGCCTACAGCGTCAACAAGAACCGGAACGACAAGCCCCAGTTCGAGGTCGGCGACCACCGGTCTCCTATGGAGATTATTCAGACGCTTTGCCGCGACGGCTACGTTCCCAGCTACTGCACTGCATGCTACCGGGAAGGACGAACCGGCGACCGCTTCATGCAGCTGGCCAAATCCGGACAAATTCATAATGTATGCCAGCCGAATTCTCTCATGACCTTCAAAGAGTTCCTGCTGGACTATGCGGACGAGGAGACCCGCTCCATCGGGGAGCAGCTGATTCGCGACAACCTCGAACGCATTCCTCTGGAATCCGTTAGACAAGCCACAATCAAGCAGCTGCGGCGGATCGAGGCAGGGGAACGGGATCTCCGGTTCTAG
- the hydE gene encoding [FeFe] hydrogenase H-cluster radical SAM maturase HydE produces MYEQGYWNREELVALLGRLEQDQELRAALRATAGRKRREMYGLGVYVRGLIEFSNICKQNCMYCGIRSSNRRAQRYRLHPDEILECCKEGYELGYRTFVLQSGEDDWYTTDMLVSLIMEIKRKCPDAAVTLSIGERDNECYTRLFQAGADRFLLRHETASASLYQSLHPTMTFDNRRDRLRALKEIGYQVGAGFMVGLPGQSLEDLAEDLLYLQELDPDMIGIGPFIPHEGTPLRHEPAGSLETTLDMIALTRLIIPGALIPATTAMGTAHPYGRELALQAGANVVMPNLSPVAVRPKYTLYNGKICTGDESAQCRFCLELRIREAGFDMDMGRGDSLKRINRSTHPHV; encoded by the coding sequence TTGTACGAACAGGGATATTGGAATCGTGAAGAATTAGTCGCTCTCCTGGGCAGGCTGGAACAGGATCAGGAGCTTCGAGCGGCCCTTCGTGCCACAGCCGGCCGTAAAAGGCGGGAAATGTACGGCCTCGGCGTCTACGTGCGGGGACTGATCGAATTCTCAAATATTTGCAAACAAAACTGTATGTACTGCGGGATACGTTCCTCTAACCGGAGGGCACAGCGCTACCGGCTTCATCCGGATGAAATTTTGGAGTGCTGCAAGGAAGGGTATGAGCTTGGCTACCGGACCTTTGTTCTGCAGAGCGGTGAAGACGACTGGTACACGACCGACATGCTGGTGTCTTTAATAATGGAAATCAAGCGAAAATGTCCGGACGCCGCAGTTACGCTCTCGATCGGAGAGCGGGATAACGAATGCTATACGCGGCTGTTCCAGGCGGGAGCGGACCGCTTTTTGCTCAGACATGAAACGGCATCCGCCAGCTTGTACCAAAGCCTGCACCCGACCATGACCTTCGACAACCGCCGGGACCGCCTGCGCGCGCTCAAGGAGATCGGTTACCAAGTCGGGGCCGGATTCATGGTCGGGCTGCCCGGTCAGAGCCTGGAGGACTTGGCCGAGGATCTGCTGTATTTGCAGGAGCTGGACCCGGACATGATCGGCATCGGCCCTTTTATTCCGCATGAGGGAACCCCGCTTAGGCATGAGCCCGCAGGCTCTCTGGAGACGACGCTCGATATGATTGCGCTGACCAGGCTTATAATACCCGGCGCCCTCATCCCTGCTACAACCGCCATGGGCACCGCTCACCCGTACGGACGCGAGCTTGCGCTGCAAGCCGGCGCCAATGTTGTGATGCCGAATCTGTCTCCCGTAGCGGTCCGGCCGAAATATACGCTATATAACGGCAAAATCTGCACCGGAGACGAATCGGCTCAATGCAGGTTCTGTCTGGAGCTGCGAATCCGTGAGGCGGGATTTGATATGGATATGGGACGAGGCGACAGTCTGAAGCGGATAAACCGTTCAACGCATCCTCATGTTTAG
- the fdhD gene encoding formate dehydrogenase accessory sulfurtransferase FdhD, protein MKLQTECQEPVIRYRQGSITYEQDSIVTERPVTLVINGEEFVTLVCTPEYLEDLAVGFLASEGIIREAGDIRDLWIQEDEGYIHVSTDRWNDLQRSLYAKRYSTSCCGGGRLGYVYVNDARTAKIKDGIHVSLSFADIFRLMDKMQDGSELFHRTGGVHSAAVCDSRDIVLARCDIGRHNALDKIYGHCLRRQMVLSDKIIAFTGRISSEILLKAAKIGCEIILSKSAPTALALELARQLNMTTVGFIRQDSCNVYTGAERITDCEPAQVMTARLNNLLKE, encoded by the coding sequence ATGAAGCTGCAGACGGAATGTCAGGAACCGGTTATTCGTTATAGGCAGGGCAGCATCACTTATGAACAGGATTCAATCGTTACGGAGCGACCGGTCACACTGGTCATTAACGGCGAGGAGTTTGTTACGCTGGTATGCACGCCCGAATATCTGGAGGATCTGGCCGTTGGCTTTCTGGCTTCTGAAGGGATCATACGGGAAGCCGGCGACATCCGCGACTTGTGGATTCAGGAGGACGAGGGCTATATCCACGTCTCCACAGACCGCTGGAACGACCTTCAACGGTCACTGTATGCGAAGCGCTACAGCACCTCATGCTGCGGCGGCGGACGCCTGGGTTACGTCTATGTCAATGATGCCCGTACGGCCAAAATCAAAGACGGGATTCACGTATCCCTATCCTTTGCGGATATCTTTCGGCTTATGGACAAAATGCAGGACGGCTCGGAGCTGTTCCATCGGACAGGCGGGGTACATTCCGCAGCGGTATGCGATTCCCGGGATATTGTACTGGCCAGGTGCGACATCGGGCGTCACAATGCTCTTGATAAAATATACGGCCACTGCCTGAGGCGGCAGATGGTTCTAAGCGACAAAATCATCGCGTTCACCGGCCGAATCTCCTCGGAAATTCTGCTGAAGGCAGCCAAGATCGGCTGCGAAATCATTTTATCCAAATCGGCGCCTACGGCGCTTGCGCTGGAGCTTGCAAGGCAGCTCAACATGACGACGGTCGGATTCATACGCCAGGACTCATGCAATGTGTATACCGGGGCGGAACGCATTACCGATTGTGAGCCGGCCCAGGTCATGACAGCTCGGCTTAACAATCTATTGAAGGAGTGA